In Streptomyces venezuelae, the sequence TCGTGCAGGGCGGGCTCGCCCGTGTGCAGGGGAAGTTCGGAGACCCGGGTGGCGGTGGCGGCCACCCGGCGCAGCGGGCGCAGGGCGACCCCGACCAGGGCCTGCCCGGCGAGGGAGGCCGCGATCAGCCCGGCCAGGGTGACGCACAGCTCCACCCCGATCAGGGTGCGCACGGTGGAGTCGACGTCGCCCAGGGGGAACGCCAGGGCGAGGCTCCCGTCGGAGGCGATCCGCACCCGGTAGCTGCCGAGGCCCGGAAGCTCCGTGTCCACCGGCCCGGGCGCGCCCTGGTCCGCCGTCCGGGCGGCCTGGGCGGCCTGGGCGAGGGCTTTGCCCTGGGCCTCGGTCAGCGGCGGCGGCTGGTCGACCGACCATCCCTCGGCGCGGACGTTGCGGGCCGTCCCGAGGACGGTCCCGGCCGGATCGAACCGGATCCCGGCGGCGTCCAGCGGGCTGCCGGGAGCCATGACGAAGCCGGCGCTGTTCTCCCGGGCCGGCTTCCCGCCGGGCGCCCGCACGGCCATCCTCACGGAGGTCTTCAGCTGCTCGTCGAGCTCGGTGACCAGGTACGAGCGCAGGGCGAAGGTGGTCACGGTCCCGATGGCCGCGCCCACCACGGCGATCAGTGCCACCGCCGAGACGACGAGCCGGGTACGCAGCGACCAGGGGTGACGGCCACGCGGTCGCCGTTTCGTGCGGAAGGCCACTACTCGGCCGGCTTGATCAGGTAACCGGCGCCGCGCCGGGTGTGGATCATCGGCGGCATACCGAGGCCGCTGTCCAGCTTCCTGCGCAGGTAGGAGATGTAGAGCTCGACCACGTTGGCCTGGCCGCCGAAGTCGTAGGACCACACCCGGTCCAGGATCTGCGCCTTGCTCAGCACGCGCCGGGGGTTGCGCATCAGGTAGCGCAGCAGCTCGAACTCGGTGGCGGTCAGGTGGATCTCCCGGCTGCCCCGCACCACCTCGTGGCTGTCCTCGTCCAGCCGCAGATCGCCGACGGTCAGCACGGAACCGCCGCGCGCTGCCTGCGCGGCGCCGGAGCGCCGGACCAGGCCGCGCAGCCGGGCCACGACCTCCTCCAGGGAGAAGGGCTTGGTGACGTAGTCGTCGCCGCCCGCCGTGAGGCCCGCGATCCGGTCCTCCAGTGAGTCCTTGGCGGTCAGGAACAGCACGGGCACCTGCGGGATCTCCCGGCGCAGGCGGCCGAGGACGGCCAGGCCGTCCATGTCGGGAAGCATGATGTCGAGGACGACCACGTCGGGCCGGAACTCGCGCGCCGCCCGTACCGCGCCCGCCCCGTCGCCGGCGGTGCGGACCTCGCAGCCCTCGTAGCGCAGGGCCATGGACAGCAGCTCCGAGAGCGAGGCCTCGTCGTCGACGACGAGCACCCGGCAGGGGCCGCCGTCGGGCCGCACCAGGGCCGTGGGGTGGTTGGTGGACGTGGACGCATGGGAGGTGGTCGTCGCAGTCATACCGAACACGCTGTCCCGTGCCTCTGAGAGCGTTCTTGTGCCTTCCTGTGAATTTCCTGAGAAAGGAATCCGGGAGGCGAGGCCGCGCCCCCTGGGCAGGACACCGGGCATGGGGCTGGCCGGGGCAGGGGCCGGCCAGAACAGGGCCCGCCGGAACAGGGGCCGCCGGAGCGGTGCGTCAGCCGTCGAGGCGGAACAGCCGGGCGCCGTTGTCGTGGCAGACGGCCCGCAGCCAGTCGTCCCCCAGGCCGAGCCGTTCGAGCGCGGCGAGCTGGTGCTCGTAGGGGTAGGGGATGTT encodes:
- a CDS encoding response regulator transcription factor, producing the protein MTATTTSHASTSTNHPTALVRPDGGPCRVLVVDDEASLSELLSMALRYEGCEVRTAGDGAGAVRAAREFRPDVVVLDIMLPDMDGLAVLGRLRREIPQVPVLFLTAKDSLEDRIAGLTAGGDDYVTKPFSLEEVVARLRGLVRRSGAAQAARGGSVLTVGDLRLDEDSHEVVRGSREIHLTATEFELLRYLMRNPRRVLSKAQILDRVWSYDFGGQANVVELYISYLRRKLDSGLGMPPMIHTRRGAGYLIKPAE